DNA from Homo sapiens chromosome 1, GRCh38.p14 Primary Assembly:
ccgaggcagggaggttgcagcgagccaagatcacggcagtacagtccagcctcagcaacagagggagaccgaaaaaaggaggagagagagggggagagggagagggagagagatgttGCATTTCTTTCCGTATGAAGTCTTTAAAAGAACCTTTCATAGCATGCACATTACAGAGTTTAGGAATTCTGCCTTTGAGAATAGTTCATGTGTTCCTTTTTTCTAATTGCAGTTTTTCCACTACTCCCAAGGGCAAGTGTACCTTGGGAATTATCCACCATTTAAAGACAGAATCAGCTGGGCTGGAGACCTTGACAAGAAAGATGCATCAATCAACATAGAAAATATGCAGTTTATACACAATGGCACCTATATCTGTGATGTCAAAAACCCTCCTGACATCGTTGTCCAGCCTGGACACATTAGGCTCTATGTCGTAGAAAAAGGTACTTCCTTGAGTATTTTGGCAGTAATAATGCAGTCTCCTTTATCTCATGTTTGGTTGGAAAACATGAGTTGCATTTCATGGTGGGTTTGGAGGGAGGATTTTTGCCATACAGTTGTGCTCCCTGTTGCCACGAACCTGTGGCTCTACCAAACACACTTGGAGCTGGGAAACTTGTTGCTCATTCTGACCCAGAGTGGctgatttctccatttttattcctACCGTCTGGTGCCTATTGGTCTAATTTCAGGAGTATGAATTTTTCAGTGTTAATTAGAAGAAAGACCAAATTCATTATGTTTGGATGTGATGGGCAGTGGGAAAGAAGGAGATTCATACTGTTTTATATTCTCCAGGAGAAAGCTTTCAACAACAGCAcagttatttcttccttttgattttgAGAACAAACAGGAAATGCAGGTTCTGGTGTctcatttttgagacaaagtctgttTTGTTGGAGAGTAGATCCAGGTAAATTCACACCTCCGGTTTTTCTTTAGAGCACTGAGAGGGATTGTAGGTGTAGAAATGCTTAGTTCCATAGTTCATTCTTTCTCATCTAATATTCACATGTCATGAATTACATAGTAATAGGATAGATAGTAGGATCTCATAGTTTGGATAATAAAAGAGGGTACGGTAACTGCTAAATGAAGATACTTGCTcgttaatttaataaaattccaTGTTTTCTCTCTGTAGCAATGTACCTTAAAactattttgttctttctctctagaGAATTTGCCTGTGTTTCCAGTTTGGGTAGTGGTGGGCATAGTTACTGCTGTGGTCCTAGGTCTCACTCTGCTCATCAGCATGATTCTGGCTGTCCTCTATAGAAGGAAAAACTCTAAACGGGATTACACTGGgtaagaaacactgtttttttagggcaggggtggagggagggaatcAGGGTTTATAGAAACTTCTGTATTTAAtgaaaaaaggattttaaagaatTAACTACTATTTTCTTTCATGTCAGAATCAGGCAGTCTCCTTAGGAGGTGTTCTAACATGGGCAAGTGGAAATCAGTGGGCCTGCTATTAAATGTGGAATATGATTCTAATCTCTGTTCCAGTTTCCTTCTTAGGTTTGGTGAGATGAGCTGCTCAGCAGTCTGTGCTCTGTGTTTCAATACCATCCACTATGCAATTAGTATTCTTAAGACATCACTTACCCAATTTAAGAGTTTAATTTCAATTTCTTGCTAATAAACTCACAAGGTGGTTCTTTCCAGTTAGGAAATATAAAACCCTAATTAAGAAGTTGTGAGCTGGAattagtggcatgtgcctgtaagtcccagctacttaggctgtggcaggaggattgcttgagccgaggcgTTTGaatctagcctaggcaacatagcaagatcctgtctctttaaaaaaaaaaaaaaagaaagaaagaaagaagaagaaaaagcagtgGTTTTAATAAACTACCTCCCCCAGCCCAGTGTGATGATGGTGCAGGGCTTTTCCTTTTTGTAGTTCCCCTACCCCACTCCAAGCTTAAGTAGCTTTATTGCTTTGATCATTCTTAGCTAGATTCACCCAAAATGGGATAATAAGAATTGATGACAAAATATatcagcaataaagaaaaatagactttctttttgtttatggCTTCTCAGATGGAACACGTTTAAGCATAGGGTGTGTATCTAATTAAAGGACCTTCTCTTTTCCCCACTCCAGCTGGAAAGCTAACCCATATAAGCTATGTAGAACTCATGTGGTAAGACTGGGAGCAGAGGCTGGATTCAAGTTGATATAGCATGAGCAGTGTTGCAGATGCACAGATCTAACTTTAGCCATCCTGAAGGGACTCTGATGTGAAAGGATTGCATGTCCTGAACTCTCTTGCTGGTGGATGGTGGGAACCTCTATCTATGGGCTCTGCTGATCTAGAGTTTTTAGGAGTgctgtgttttaacaagtttGAGTGTTCAAATTCAGATATTACTTGCTTGGAATGCTTCTATTCTGCTGACTGTATCTGCCCCCCTTGCATGGTGAGTGTTTTATGATTAAATATAGTTGGACTATTGGTTTCAACATGAGACTAATCCAGGGTGGTGACATGCCGGTCTTTGTAGTTCTTGCTTCGGGGTTAATGAGGGGCAGGAAAGAGTTCCTTAGACTCCTGCATGGCATCATGAATGCTGCTGTTCTTCTTACCTtggtttttttcctcctcctctacctTTTCTACCTTGGTGTGCTGGGATCAGATCCTGCTTATCTTCCACTTCTTAAGAAAAGCTGACATAGAAGACACATTGGGACTATAACAGGGCTGGGTCTCCTCTTCCACTCCCACTAGACACATGGTAACTAATCACATTGCCCATTACTGTTAATATTCCTGTGTATGTATTCAGCCCCTCTCCCTTGTTGATGACTAACCAGCTAGCTCTGAGCTAACCCAACAGCTATTATGATTTGTCCATGAATATGTCACATGTTTGTATTGGAAACATGTTGAGCATACTATCTGGATGAAATTGGATTGTGAAGTTACATAGAGTTTTTATGCACATCTGAATATTTGTGCTCTTCATGTAAAAtgccattgtgtatgtgtgtgtgtgcattagttttcttttttcatatatgtattatgttaTCAATATTTAAGATCCTGACTGATTATGTATTAGAATAATTAAACCATTTTGGTTCAGAGCATGTAgcctcccatttcacagaaggaACAGTTTGCAGAATGCATGGTATGCTTTGGTCTTAGTAATGACACTTTAAATGTGATTCTCCCCAAACTCCtaagttttaaaagtatatatcaaAAGGCTTTAAGCTGTACTGATGACACATCTCATTGGAAAATCCCTACGCTGTACCCCAGCTTTCTTACTTCCTGGCATTCACTTTCCCTGATTCATTTATGAGATAGTGCTTGTTGTTAAAGACTACTGTCACCGTGAAAAGGTTCAGCCTGTGTGACCTGGCATTCCCTAATTTCTCATTCATGACTTCCTGAGTTTTTGGGGGGATTTGATTGTGGTATTGGTAGGGAATAAAAATATGGAGAGAACAAGATAAGCCAAGACTTGCCTGGATATATatctgtaatttaaaacatacattCAGAAGAGGTTTGCCTTTGATTATAACAAAAGTGAATTGCCATTAAGCTAATAAAAGGTACCATAGAGCTTGTTCCCTTAAACCTTTATCCCAAAGGAGGGTTGATGGCAGGGGGAAAAGACAAACAGCAAAAGGATAAATGTGTATTGTAACTAGAATTCCAATATGATTTTTGTAAACTGGGTTGAAGAGGTTGTACCATATTTGTTTCTGTGCCTCCCCCAGTGATGAGTTCATTGACTTAGAAGAATGAGTGAGTGTCAGGTatagaaaatagtttaaaaacatGTGATCATTTTGACACCCATTGTtatgttgtcttttgtttttatatatctgttgctTCATCTTGCcgtcagttgcatttctatatttttgtttctatttatttattattattattttttacatttgttcttCAAATTGCCAATTCATCAGCTGCAGTACATCAGAGAGTTTGTCACCAGTTAAGCAGGCTCCTCGGAAGTCCCCCTCCGACACTGAGGGTCTTGTAAAGAGTCTGCCTTCTGGATCTCACCAGGTAATGGCTGATTGCGATTCTGCCCACTGCACTGTTCCCTACAGCTTGGTGCTCTGTCACTTCCTTGGGTGTGGAAAAGAATACTGAGctatgagagacagagacagagacagacagacagagacaaagagagagtgGGAGTGAGGAATTAAAGGGCTGGCCTAGGAAGACCACAGGAAAATATGTGGTGAAGAATCTGCTTGAGTAAAGATTTCCATGAAACCACCAATAACATAAATTGTTTACTAACCATGTAGCTTCCTTGCCTCAAGCAGAATTAGGAAATGGCTTTGTCAGTAAAAGATTCTTTAATTGCCCAAGGAAATGAATCTAATGAAGGAGATTCTTTCTGTATTGAGGTACTCTAAGATAAGAAATTAGCAAGGAAAAGTTGGTATTCTTAGTATTgataataaaaccaaaattattttctgtggattctttagaaaaaatggaaagtaagCATTTATCTGAATAATTAATAGGCTTGATGAACAAGGAATGGTTTTGGTTTCTACTTGTAGAAAGTACAGAAGAGAAACAGGTTTTATTTGGAAGTTAGCATATAATCTAGCTTTGTGTGTTTTGGCTGTAGTATTTTAATTATAACTGTGGCTTGGCAAAAATTCCATAGCTTAGTTCAGTTTGATTTTTCTGGGGTAGAAAGCATGCTAAAGAATTTGGCCAGTTATAGCTTTGTCCTAAAAAGGTGTTAGCTGGTGGGAATGGATTTAAGAGGAAATAAAGAGAGTAACAGTGTTTTGTGGGAAAAGTACCCATAGTCTTATTCCATAGTTGTTATATGtggtgaggaaactaaggcattGTGATGTTAAATTACTAAAAGCACACACCCAGTTAGTGACAGAACTGGGGCTAGAACCCAGGTGTCTAGATAGCATGTTCTCTACCACAGCATCAGGCTCATTACTTGTTCCTGttctatctgtctgtctctctctcacattACATAATATATGTCAGATACCTCAGTCTACTAATTTGGGTTGTGAACAGGAATATGGTTGTAAATGAAGACATGAAAGTTACATACACATAGGCATAGCATCTAAAAAAGCATTGGAACATTTTTATTCCGCCCTTGAAGCACTATGGAAGTTGCTTTTTTGctgaaaacaaaccagaaaaaagaaaaagaaactgtggtTTTCAAGACAGTGGAACACAAATTATGCAGCACTGTCAtccccaaaagaaaggaaacagacaATGTGAGCCGTGTTATTGCCCCAGTGTACTGCCTTGAAGCAGTTTCCACACTGCAGTGTAGGTGGGGAAAATGGAAACTGGGCCCAGCTGTCTCACTCAATTGAGAAGGCGGAAATCAGAATTTGGGGAGGTCAAGGAGGCTAAGATTTATGAGGCTGAGTACCAAAGAAGGAACCATAGAGAGAGCGTGCTAGGATGAGCACGAGCACTTCAGAGATTTGGAGCGGGGTCCCCTTGAGTCTTTGTCTGATTACAGAGTTGTATACACATAGGAGAACACTCTCTGAAACCAGGGGAAGAACTACCTGAAATGCAGTAGGTTGCACAATGCCTGGTGCTCACACAGGTGAGGGACTAGTTTGTGTTCCTAAGAGCCAGAGTAGAGAGACTTATAATACACAGGGTATTGGTTGGGGTTCTCAAAATGGTCATACCTAAATGGGTTAAATTAGTACCAGAATAAAGGATGCTATGGACCCACCATAACAAAGCTTAAAAGGAAGCCTTTAAAGAATCAAACTAATCCAAAAGTAATTTAGTTGCATTTTACAACAAAATCCAACACGCTTTATGCTACAACAAAATTCATCACCCAACAATGTACAATTTACAATGTCTGGCACCAATCAAAAACTACCAGGcatggcctggtgcggtggctcacgcctgtaatcccagcacttagggaggccaaggcgggtggatcacgaggtcaggagttcgagaccaacttgaccaacatggtgaaaccctatctctactaaaaatacaaaaattagccaggtgtggtggtgcacacctgtaatcccagctactcaggaggctgaggcagg
Protein-coding regions in this window:
- the MPZL1 gene encoding myelin protein zero-like protein 1 isoform a precursor (isoform a precursor is encoded by transcript variant 1); amino-acid sequence: MAASAGAGAVIAAPDSRRWLWSVLAAALGLLTAGVSALEVYTPKEIFVANGTQGKLTCKFKSTSTTGGLTSVSWSFQPEGADTTVSFFHYSQGQVYLGNYPPFKDRISWAGDLDKKDASINIENMQFIHNGTYICDVKNPPDIVVQPGHIRLYVVEKENLPVFPVWVVVGIVTAVVLGLTLLISMILAVLYRRKNSKRDYTGCSTSESLSPVKQAPRKSPSDTEGLVKSLPSGSHQGPVIYAQLDHSGGHHSDKINKSESVVYADIRKN
- the MPZL1 gene encoding myelin protein zero-like protein 1 isoform b precursor (isoform b precursor is encoded by transcript variant 2), with the translated sequence MAASAGAGAVIAAPDSRRWLWSVLAAALGLLTAGVSALEVYTPKEIFVANGTQGKLTCKFKSTSTTGGLTSVSWSFQPEGADTTVSFFHYSQGQVYLGNYPPFKDRISWAGDLDKKDASINIENMQFIHNGTYICDVKNPPDIVVQPGHIRLYVVEKENLPVFPVWVVVGIVTAVVLGLTLLISMILAVLYRRKNSKRDYTGAQSYMHS
- the MPZL1 gene encoding myelin protein zero-like protein 1 isoform X1, which codes for MQFIHNGTYICDVKNPPDIVVQPGHIRLYVVEKENLPVFPVWVVVGIVTAVVLGLTLLISMILAVLYRRKNSKRDYTGCSTSESLSPVKQAPRKSPSDTEGLVKSLPSGSHQGPVIYAQLDHSGGHHSDKINKSESVVYADIRKN